The Pogona vitticeps strain Pit_001003342236 chromosome 6, PviZW2.1, whole genome shotgun sequence genome contains a region encoding:
- the PSME2 gene encoding proteasome activator complex subunit 2, with translation MAKSCTAIRVSKESREKMALFRETLFKEGEEFLCTFLPKKILQLDQLLKEDAMNLQDFNSLRAPLDIPIPDPPPKDDEMETEKEEKEAPKCGYLKSNELIISLMNRVKPEVREFKEKCALVATWIQHLIPKIEDGNDFGVAIQEKVLERITALKTKVEAFQTTIAKYFQERGDAVAKASKETHVMDYRCLVHERDEAIYREIQIMILDIRGFYAELYHILSVNLEKLTNPKGEDKPSMY, from the exons ATGGCCAAATCCTGCACCGCCATCCGGGTCAGCAAAGAGTCCCgtgaaaag aTGGCCCTTTTCCGAGAGACCCTTTTCAAAGAG GGTGAAGAATTCCTTTGCACGTTTCTCCCGAAAAAAATACTCCAGTTGGATCAGCTTCTCAAG GAGGATGCGATGAACCTTCAAGATTTCAATTCTCTCCGGGCTCCCCTGGATATCCCAATCCCAGACCCACCCCCCAAAGATGATGAG ATGGAAactgagaaggaggagaaagaag CTCCCAAATGTGGCTACCTGAAGAGTAACGAACTCATCATTTCACTTATGAATCGCGTTAAACCCGAAGTCCGGGAGTTCAAAGAGAAATGTGCTTTG GTTGCAACCTGGATTCAGCACTTGATTCCCAAAATTGAGGATGGCAATGATTTTGGGGTGGCAATTCAG GAGAAGGTGCTTGAACGAATCACAGCTCTGAAGACCAAAGTAGAGGCCTTTCAGACCACCATTGCCAA GTATTTTCAAGAACGTGGAGACGCCGTAGCAAAAGCCTCCAAAGAAACTCATGTG ATGGATTATCGGTGTCTCGTTCATGAGCGTGATGAGGCCATATACCGGGAAATCCAGATCATGATCCTGGACATCCGTGGGTTTTAT GCTGAGCTGTACCATATCTTGAGTGTAAACCTGGAAAAGCTGACCAACCCTAAGGGTGAAGACAAGCCATCAATGTATTGA
- the EMC9 gene encoding ER membrane protein complex subunit 9, producing MAEVEISPRAYVKMCLHAARYPHAAVNGLLLAQRCQAASGQPECLCITDCVPLFHCNLSLTVMLEVALNQVDIWSSESDLLLAGYYQANSGIDDKSPSPLAQKIAGRIAELYDSAILIMLDNCKFTRNPRVPPIVVLEQKDRQWVPKDKNLVMWSDWESSRHICKSLLETKAYTQLVDFDAHLDDIREDWTNQQLNTEIAQLVSVANGSA from the exons ATGGCCGAAGTGGAGATCTCACCCAGGGCTTATGTCAAGATGTGCCTTCACGCTGCTCGCTACCCCCACGCGGCAGTGAACGGGCTGCTGTTGGCTCAGAGGTGCCAAGCAGCCAGCGGGCAACCGGAATGCCTTTGCATCACCGACTGTGTTCCTCTTTTCCACTGTAATCTGTCACTCACTGTCATGCTGGAAGTGGCCCTGAATCAG GTGGACATTTGGAGTTCAGAGTCAGATTTGCTCCTTGCAGGCTATTACCAGGCCAACTCTGGGATTGACGACAAGAg CCCTTCCCCTCTTGCACAAAAGATTGCTGGGCGCATCGCTGAGCTGTACGACAGTGCCATCCTCATCATG TTAGATAACTGCAAGTTCACGAGAAATCCCCGGGTCCCCCCAATCGTCGTGTTGGAGCAGAAGGATCGGCAGTGGGTCCCCAAAGACAAAAACCT GGTCATGTGGAGCGACTGGGAATCCTCTCGCCACATCTGCAAGTCCCTCCTAGAAACCAAGGCTTACACCCAGTTGGTGGACTTCGATGCTCACCTGGACGACATCAGAGAAGACTGGACCAACCAGCAACTGAACACGGAAATTGCCCAGTTGGTGTCTGTGGCCAACGGCAGCGCCTGA